The nucleotide sequence GCTGGCAGCTCTCCCATGTCTGGGGGCGGGGGTTCTGGGATCTACCTTTTTGCTCTTCATGTTGTATctcctgtttcctgtcttgtaTGCTTATCTCATTCTCAGTTCACCCTCTTGTTCAGGAGCACATCCTCCATCcttagaagaaggaggaaggaccAACTCTGTGACACCTTATATATCTGACACTCTCTTCACTTGTTGGTTTAACTGGCACGGCATTCCAGGGGTTAGCATTTTCTTTCGGAATTTCGTGTGCGCAGCTCCTTTGTCTTGCTGCTCTCAGTGTTGCTGTTGAGACGTCTGAAGTCATTTTGATTGCTGACCTTTGTACACAACCTGATTTTTCTTGGGAGGCTATAgaaccttctctttccttccagagtTGAGAGATTTCGCAGTGATCCCTTTGGGTTTGGGGTCTATTTTCACCCTTATGACAGGCACTGGGTGGGCCCTTTCAGTTTTCTGCATGTGTAATCATTGGCCATGACGGCTGGTAGGGATGGGGGCGGTTGAGTGGCACGGGGAGCAGCCAGGAGGTATGGTCCTAGTGGCCAGAGCAGCAGCTTTAGTCCTCCTCAAACCCGGCCCCTCCTGCCCATAGCCTAGCTCCCAGGAggactgaggaggaggaggaggaggagctggaggagaccgCCCAGGAAAAGAAGCTGCGTTTGGCCAAGCTCTACCTTGAGCAGCTCAAGCAGCAAGGTAAGCCCATGGGCTGGGCAGGTGAGGGGTGGGACCTGTGCCTAAGCCTGCGTGATGCAGTCCCAGCCACATGATGGGTGATTGATGCATGTACATGCTGGGCTGCCAGGGCGCCCAGTACTGGCCACCCTGTGGGAGGGTGGCCAGGAGCTCTAATGGACCTCCTGGGGCAAGCCAGACCTTCAGGTGTCTTTAGACTGGTCTGATAAGTAAAGACAGGGAGTGGGCAGGAGGAGACCATCCAGCCTTCCCTCCCCTTTGCCTGAAGCAGGCTGACTTCCCTTGGGACACAGCCTAAGTGTTCAGGGCCCAGAACtgaggtggtggggtggggttgggaagGAAAAAGTGGGGTTTTGGCCTGGGTTTACTTGGTCTGCTCTGTCCtacacagaggaggagaaggctgAGGCCCGCGAATTTGAGGAGGACCAGGTGGCGGGACGCCTGAAGGAGGATGTGGTGAGTGTGGAGGGAGGGTGATGGGAGGGAAGTGATGGGGCTGGTCCTGCTCCTGGGATCTCACCTCTTTCCTCTCCATGCAGCTCGAGCAGAGGGGCAGGCTGCAGAAGTCGGTGGCAAAGGAGGTGAGCGGGCAGGGCACTTTGATGTGCCTTGGAGGGAATTCGGGGTCCCACCTGGGTTGGTGGGCAGATGGCCCAACTGAGGACTCAGGCTGTGGAGTCTTTGGTCTGGAACATGTGGGCATTTTCGCAGACAGAGTCAGGTAAGGATCTGGTCCTTGTGGCCCTGGGTCCGGCTTTCCTTCTGGGCAGGGTGGTGGGAAAGGATGGTGTGTGCGTGGAGGGGTGCCTTCCTGCCCCCAGTTGCAGTGACCCAGCCCCGACCTGACCAGATCCAGGCACCAGCGCCAACCGACATTCGAATGTTACGGGGCCACCAGCTCTCCATCACGTGTTTGGTTATCACCCCAGATGACTCGGCCATCTTTTCCGCTGCCAAAGACTGCACCATTATCAAATGTGAGTGAATGCCTGGGTCAGGGTGTGGCTCCCGGGGGTCATCCAGGAGGGCTGGTCTGGGGAGGAGGCCGTAATTAAGGCAAACTGAAGCCTGATGAGGGAAGCTTCTAGAAGCAGGTTTGCTCCCAAAGAGGTGTTTTCTGTGTGACAGCAGAAGCTTCTGCTCAGGAGTGGGGCTTGTGAGCTCCCTGACACTGTCATTGGATTGAGTTCCTGGTCCTCTTGGGTTCCCAACCTTCGACAACTGAGTTCTGTCCTCATCCATCCTGTTCATCAGCAGGAAGAACTTGCACCATCTGTGTCAAAGCACTTTGCTGTCCCTTCTCTTCTGGGCTTCATGGCTGCCCTTTGGGATTATTGTCAccacttaacagatgaggaaactgaggtgacTTGTCCAGGGGCTGAGCCAGATCTGACGTGAGGCTAGGACTTCATTACCACATGCTGCGCTTGAGGGGGCGTTGCCAGCCAGTCCTGTCTGCCATCCTAGTAGCCTCTTTCTTCCTTCGGTGTCAGGGAGCGTGGAGAGTGGACGGAAGCTTCATGTGATCCCACGAGCCAAGAAGGGTGCTGAGGGGCAGCCCCCTGGCCACAGCAGCCACATCCTTTGCATGGCCATCTCCTCTGACGGCAAGTACCTTGTAAGGCACGGTTGGCCCTGGGGGTGAGTGAGAGgtctgggcacacagtaggtacctGTGGCCATCGTCCTCATCCCCACAGGCCTCAGGCGACCGCAGCAAACTCATTCTCATTTGGGAGGCCCAGAGCTGCCGGCACCTGTACACCTTCACGGGACACCGGGATGCTGTGTCGGTGAGCTGGGCCTCCTTTTGTGGACACTTAGCCTAAATGGGCCAGACTTGGTGCTGGGCCCTGTGGAATGGGGAGAatggggcagagggtccccatcCTCGGAACCTGCTCTTGGTGTAGTGAGTGGCTCTGTAAAGGGCATAAACAGAGTGAAGGGCCAGGAAGGGGTTGGGGAGACTGACTTGAACTTGCCTAGGGAGCAGGGAGGCCTCTGAGAAGTCTCCAGCTGCTCGAGGGCAGGCGAGCGTGCCCCTGGCTCCAGATAGAGCTGTACAGAAGTGCCCACAGAGCTGTTACGGGGAGCTGGCTCCTTGTGCCCTGTAACTTTTTTTTCAGGAAGTCCTCCCTGGGCCTGACCTATGTCTCACCTGCCATAGTCCAGGTCCCCTTTTGCCTTCTCTCCTTGCACCCATAGGGACTGGCGTTCCGCAGAGGCACGTACCAGCTCTACAGCACGTCCCATGACCGCTCTGTGAAGGTGTGGAACGTGGCGGAGAACTCCTACGTGGAGACACTGTGAGTTTATGTGGGGAGAgggtgtgtggatgtgtgtgtgcgaGTTCACATGTGACCCCAttctccctctgtccccactTCAGTTTCGGACACCAGGATGCCGTGGCTGCATTGGATGCCTTGAGCAGAGAGTGCTGTGTGACAGCTGGGGGCCGGGATGGGACTGTGCGTGTATGGAAGATCCCTGAGGAGTCCCAGCTTGTCTTCTATGGCCATCAGTAAGGCAGCCTGCTGCACTAGGTGGGGGCCGGGGgggctaggggtgggggtgggcacgcCCCTCACTGCTCCTTTCTCCAGGGGCTCCATCGACAGCATCCAGCTCATCAATGAGGAGCACATGGTGTCGGGCGCAGATGATGGGTAAGAGCTGCCTTTTGGATGTCTCCCACCAGTGCCATTGCTCCTGGACCTGCCTCATAGGATCCCCCTGCTTTGTAGCTGTGATAACCGCTTTTCATAGATGAGTATCCTGAGGCAGAGAGCTGAGGTGACCTTGTCTGCCTCCCATGGTGGTATGCACTTGGTCCCTTCGCTCCTGTGGCCTTTCTGCCCTGTCTCTGGCCTCCTCACTGACTCTCCTACCTGTTCACAGCTCCGTGGCCTTGTGGGGACTCTCCAAGAAGCGGCCACTTGCCCTGCAACGTGAGGCCCATGGGCTGCGGGGGGAGCCGGGCTTGGAGCAGCCCTTCTGGGTGTCATCGGTGGCAGCCCTGCTCAACACAGACCTCGTGGCCACAGGTGGGTGCCCTCCACGGCAGAGAGGAGGGGGTCACAGGGTGGGCTGGTGCAGGAGGTGCTCATTGTCTCCTTGTCCCCCCAGGCTCCCACAGCTCCTCCGTGCGGCTCTGGCAGTGTGGGGAGGGCTTCCGGCGGCTTGACCTTCTCTGCGATATCCCCCTGGTGAGTGGGGCTTGAATGCCCAGCCTTCTATGCCACACTCCCGGGCTCCTTAGCCTCCCCAGAGCAGGCCAGCTATGACTTCTCTTTATAGTCCCAGCTccttgcacagggcctggcaggaagcctcccttcttcctctccccagtcCCCTACCTGTCCTAGACCATCCTGGGTACTGGGGTACAAGGCCCGGAACAGGGTGGCCAAAGGTCTGGAGGGCCTGGCACTGTGATCGCATGGCTGGTGCCAGATTAATGCCAGGCTAAGGCGTGGGGACCTGGGGTAACCTAGGAGAGAATGGCAGACTCTGTCAGTGACGTCTGGTGACAGTGCAGGGCTTGGGTCAATGGTGATGGTCATGGGTTCTCCAGGGCCCCACAGCCGGAAGCCAAGCGCTGGGCCCTGGCTAGGCTGACATACTTGGTGTACGCTGTTTCTTTAATCCTCGCAAACTCACTGTGAGGCTGGTGCTCCACTTCCCCCATCTCACAGATGGGGAGGCTGAGGCCCTGAGGGGAAAGGGCTGGCCCAAGTGGCAGGAGGCGGCGCAGGCCTGGTACGGCCAAGCCCTTGACTGTGATGCTGGGGCTATGGTGGCGGGATCTGTACTCATCTTCTACTGCATTGTGCCTCCCTCTTCTCAGGTGGGCTTTATCAATAGCCTCAAGTTCTCCAGCACTGGGGACTTCCtggtggctggggtggggcaggagcacAGGTATGAGGCACCCCTTCAAGGGTGAGGGTGGGCTCAGGTGGCGCTGGCTGGGTGGCTGGGCAGTTGGGCAGCCGTGGGAATGGGGTGGAGACTGGGTGAGGGCTGAGCCTGTCCTCAGCTGCTCCTCTTGTCCCCTGTAGGCTTGGCCGATGGTGGCGGATCAAAGAGGCTCGAAACTCTGTCTGCATCGTCCCACTCCGCAGGGCCCCCAGACCCCCAGCCGCTGGCTCCTGACAATCTCATCCCCTTTATTTAAGTCCTTCCTAGACTATACCCACCCTCTTTGTATTAAAAGCCTCCTCTTTTGGGCCTTGTCTCCTGCTGCTTCTTGGGTAGGGAGGACCGGGGGATGGCGGGGATTGTGGGTTGGAAaaggcctggggagggcaggtTTCCAGTGGTCTCAGTTCTGTTCCTCTGCTGCCCTGAGGGCTTTTTATCCTTTTCCAGGGAACCTGGGATGGAGCCCTCAGCTGGCTTCTGGCTCCTGGTTCCTGAATATCCTCTATGATCTCATTGGGCCAACTCCCCAACAACTGCTCTGGGCAGGTGGGGGTGAGAAGCTGCTGACCCCTCAGCTACGAAGCCATGCTGTTCAGTTATGTGTAAGGGCTGGCTGTGGAGTCTGAGAACTGAAATGAAGACAGCTAGGTTACAAGTCAGGCTGACCCGCCCCACCCAGGCCAGATCAGGAAGCCGAAGGGGACAGAATGCCCCTGGGATTTGGGGTCTGCCTGTGGTTCTCAAGGGGCAGCATGGTCCACTTGGGAGGAAGCCACGGGGCTTACCCCCTGCTCCCATGCTCATGAGGCCTCCTCAGACAGACCTGCTCTTACTTTCATTCTCCTGGGGCCAGAAGGGTCAGGTTCAGATCGAACCCCTGAAAATCCTGTTATGGATCAGAAGATGTTGATAGAATTCACTCTCTATGTCCTGCCTCAAACTGAGCTTAACAACAGCATAAACATACCTCCTGAATAACATTGCAAGCAACACTGAAATGCTCCTTAATAGATGAATGCGTTTCCTGTTAGCACATTCCCAGGGAGAAATTAAGGTTTGAAAATAAATGCCCTTGGaactgaaactgaaaataatttctcttatgGCTTCTATTCTCAGTCTTGGTCAACTGAGACTTCCTTGCTATAGCTGGcctcttacttatttattttagttacagttcaaaaacacaaaatataccatcttgaccatttttttgttttattttattttatttttttcctttttctacccaaagcccccctggtacatagttgtctatttttttttagttgtgggtccttctagtggcgtgtgggatgccgcctcagcatggcttgaacagtgccatgtctgtgcccaggatttgaagtgGTGAAAGCtggggccgccacagcagagcgtgcaaagttaaccactcggccacggagccggcccccagatcttgaccatttttaagtgtacagtacagtagtGTTAAGTGTACTCACACTGTTGTGTAAcaaatctctagaactttttcatcttgtgaaactgaaactcGATAACCATTAAAACAACTCCACacctctctcccccagcctctgttAACAACCATTCCatgttctgtttctatgaatttaactacttTAGAGATATCATGAACGGAatcatagtatttgtctttttgtgtctattttatttcacttagcatgatgtcctcaaggttcatccatgtagtgtgtgacaggatttcctttttgaggctgagtagtattccagtataTGGACATACCGCATTGTCTGTTCATTCGTCAGTCAATGGGCATTTCAGtggtttccacctcttggctgttgtgaataactgCCATGAAAATGAATGTGCAAATATCTCATGAActtactttcaattcttttggatatatacccacaagtgggattgctggattatatggtagttttatttttaattttttgaagaactgccgTACTATTTTCCATACAGGTTGCACCATTATGTAATTCTACctacagtgcacaagagttccaaattctccacatcttttaccaatacttattatttatttatttttatagtagccatcctaatgggtgtaaagtggcctatctcattgtggttttgatttgcatttctctaatgattagtaatgttgagtgTTTCTGCACACTTTTGAATCATGTTTtcttcgtgaggaagattggccctgagccagcatctgtgcccatcttcctctgttttatatgtgggtcgcctcccacagcatggcttgatcaacGGTGCATAGCTCTGcacatgggatctgaactggcaaactccgggctgctgaagtggagcgtgcaaacttaaccactacgccaccaggctggcccctcgtgtttgtttttttg is from Equus przewalskii isolate Varuska chromosome 15, EquPr2, whole genome shotgun sequence and encodes:
- the RRP9 gene encoding U3 small nucleolar RNA-interacting protein 2 isoform X1 codes for the protein MSATAAARKRGKPASGAGAGAGAGAGKRRRKADSAGDRGKSKGGGKMNEEISSDSESESLAPRRTEEEEEEELEETAQEKKLRLAKLYLEQLKQQEEEKAEAREFEEDQVAGRLKEDVLEQRGRLQKSVAKEIQAPAPTDIRMLRGHQLSITCLVITPDDSAIFSAAKDCTIIKWSVESGRKLHVIPRAKKGAEGQPPGHSSHILCMAISSDGKYLASGDRSKLILIWEAQSCRHLYTFTGHRDAVSGLAFRRGTYQLYSTSHDRSVKVWNVAENSYVETLFGHQDAVAALDALSRECCVTAGGRDGTVRVWKIPEESQLVFYGHQGSIDSIQLINEEHMVSGADDGSVALWGLSKKRPLALQREAHGLRGEPGLEQPFWVSSVAALLNTDLVATGSHSSSVRLWQCGEGFRRLDLLCDIPLVGFINSLKFSSTGDFLVAGVGQEHRLGRWWRIKEARNSVCIVPLRRAPRPPAAGS
- the RRP9 gene encoding U3 small nucleolar RNA-interacting protein 2 isoform X2, whose product is MSATAAARKRGKPASGAGAGAGAGAGKRRRKADSAGDRGKSKGGGKMNEEISSDSESESLAPRRTEEEEEEELEETAQEKKLRLAKLYLEQLKQQEEEKAEAREFEEDQVAGRLKEDVLEQRGRLQKSVAKEIQAPAPTDIRMLRGHQLSITCLVITPDDSAIFSAAKDCTIIKWSVESGRKLHVIPRAKKGAEGQPPGHSSHILCMAISSDGKYLASGDRSKLILIWEAQSCRHLYTFTGHRDAVSGLAFRRGTYQLYSTSHDRSVKVWNVAENSYVETLFGHQDAVAALDALSRECCVTAGGRDGTVRVWKIPEESQLVFYGHQGSIDSIQLINEEHMVSGADDGSVALWGLSKKRPLALQREAHGLRGEPGLEQPFWVSSVAALLNTDLVATGSHSSSVRLWQCGEGFRRLDLLCDIPLLEELLSAFLVRQV